The DNA window CGGGGCTGTGCCTCGCGGGAGCGGACAGCGCGGTGACGCTGGAGAGTCTTCCTTCCGTCATCCGCGAGGCCATCGACACGGGAGTCCTGGTCGTCACCCGGCATGGGTGACGTGTGGGGAGGAAGGGTCATGTCGAAGCAAGAGGTGTGTCTGCTCATCGGCCGGGACGAGACGGTGCTGTGGTGCGATGCCTCCGACAGCCCCGTCCTGCTCCCGGACTCGCGCGCCCGCTGGGAGGCCATCTGGCGTTGGCGGAACGAGCTGGTCGAGGTGACACACAGCCACCCCGAGGGCCCGCTGGGCTTCTCCGCCGAGGATGAGACCACGATGGCCGCGTTGGCCCAGGCGCTCGGACGCGCGCCGCGTTTCTCCGTCGTGGCACCGGAGGGGATGGTGGCTCGCGTCGAGGGTCAAGACGTGTCCGTCCCCGAGGAGCCGTGGTGGACGGAGCCCCTGCGCGAGGCCTCCGGGATGCGGCCTGGGCGCCTGTGATTCAGCTCGGGCGTCGCCACAGCTCCCTCAAGTCCTCGGGGAGCTGGTCCATGACGTCCTCGGATTCTCCCTCTGTAATCTGGTCTCGCACGGCGTTGAGCACCGCCCGCACGACGGGCGCCACGGCGTCCGGGTGGAGCGACAGGTCCGAGCCCACGTGCTCGAGCAGGGCCTCACGCCCGAAATCGCCAGGCATCGCCGCCTCGTGGCGCTCACAGCGGTGCAGCAACTCCGACAGCTTGCGAGGTAGCTGAGCCTCCAAATCCCTCGTCTCTCCACGGGAGATTCGCTGCTCGACAGCGCAGAGCACGGACACCGCGGCCCGCTCGGCGACCGCGGGCGACATGCCTCCCCGCTCGCACAGGTGCTTGAGGAAGGCCGCATAGGTCTGGCTCGCATGCGCGGCACTCCTCCGCGCGCGACGGACCTCAATGGGCAGCTCGCGCGTGACGTCTCGTGAAGCGTCCCGGCCCTCCTGCTCCCGCTTGTCCGCCATGGCGTGCCCTCCCGATGTGCAGTCGTGAACTCAGGTTGCCCACGGCCAGCGGTGGAGGGCACCACATGGCGGCACGAAAGACAGGCGGCTGTCTGTCCGCACGCCCCTCACCCCAGCTCCGCCGCCTCGCCGTCCGCGCGCCGCAAGGCATTCACCATCCGATGCGCGTGACGTGTCGTCTCCGGCTCCCGGTACTTCGGGCTCGCTCGCAGCACCCACTCCACCGCCGTGGGCAGGTCCATCAGATGGCCCGGTGACACATAGACGGGCTGCACCGACTTGCGCGTGCGGACCGCCATCCCCACGACCTCGTCCTTGTGGATGATGGGAGCCGTGGAGCCTCGCGCCTCTCCCAACCGGCCGTGCTTCCCCACGAGCAGGGACTTGGCGCAGCCGATGGACGGAACCCCCAACAACAAGCCGCCATGACACGCGATGCCAAGCCGCCGCGGATGTGCGATGCCGTGCCCATCGAAGATGAGCACATCCGGCCGCACCTCGAGCCGCGCCCAGGCCTCCGCCACCACCGGCAGCTCGCGGAAGGACAACAGCCCTGGCACATACGGAAACCGCAGGGGCACCGCGGAGCCCGCTTGAGCGACAGGAGTCAGCGAGGCCACGTCCAACACCACGATGCCGCCATAGCCGGTGTCGCGTCCCTTCTCGGTGGACACGTCCGCGCCCGCGATGCGCTCCACCCTCAGGCCCGGGGGTGGATGGAGCACCACGCGCGACCGCAGCTCGCGCTGAATCTCCACCGCTTCCTTCGGCGTGACGTCCCAACGATGCCATCCCACCTGAAGCTCCATGCGCGCCCCGCCTCCTGACGGACCTGGACTCTGTGGCGCCCCCTGTCCCGGGCCACCCTTCACGGCGTCGATGTGCCCCCGCACCGTGCGCCATCGAACGCACCCACCACCCTCCAGGGCTGACCACGTGTCCCCTGTCTCACTGCCCTCCAGGTCCGGA is part of the Myxococcus landrumus genome and encodes:
- a CDS encoding Mov34/MPN/PAD-1 family protein, with amino-acid sequence MSKQEVCLLIGRDETVLWCDASDSPVLLPDSRARWEAIWRWRNELVEVTHSHPEGPLGFSAEDETTMAALAQALGRAPRFSVVAPEGMVARVEGQDVSVPEEPWWTEPLREASGMRPGRL
- a CDS encoding DUF2267 domain-containing protein encodes the protein MADKREQEGRDASRDVTRELPIEVRRARRSAAHASQTYAAFLKHLCERGGMSPAVAERAAVSVLCAVEQRISRGETRDLEAQLPRKLSELLHRCERHEAAMPGDFGREALLEHVGSDLSLHPDAVAPVVRAVLNAVRDQITEGESEDVMDQLPEDLRELWRRPS
- the nfi gene encoding deoxyribonuclease V (cleaves DNA at apurinic or apyrimidinic sites); this encodes MELQVGWHRWDVTPKEAVEIQRELRSRVVLHPPPGLRVERIAGADVSTEKGRDTGYGGIVVLDVASLTPVAQAGSAVPLRFPYVPGLLSFRELPVVAEAWARLEVRPDVLIFDGHGIAHPRRLGIACHGGLLLGVPSIGCAKSLLVGKHGRLGEARGSTAPIIHKDEVVGMAVRTRKSVQPVYVSPGHLMDLPTAVEWVLRASPKYREPETTRHAHRMVNALRRADGEAAELG